GGCATGTTGGAAAGACTGGCAACGGCCCGGGCGTCCGCAAAGACTTAAGTGCGGATACAATCATCGCGTGGTTGTCACCCTCAAGCCAGATTTCGAGATCAACGACCAATCGTGCCGCGACAGCACGGGTAAGACACTTGGCGAATGGTTCGCTTGGATCGAATCCGAATGCGGGGGGCAGGGCCGGCGGGATACGGTCCAGGCTATCTACAACGCCACCGGTCGCGGCCCAAACATGTGGTGGCCAACAACGTTGTGGGTCGAGTACGAAGCCCACAAGGGGATCGTCAAAAAGGACGGCACAGCTGAGGGGTACACCATCTGTTCGACCAAAACCATCGGGGCATCCGTCGGCGACCTTTACCACGCCATGGTGGGGGCGGCTTCGGAAGGGGAACCATATTCCGATGACGGCGGCAACTCGGGTATGTGGTTGCGGCTCCGGCCAGGAAAAGACCTTCGATTATCGTGGCAGACCGCGGGCGTCGATACCCCGACTCTGGTCGATTGCACCTTTGTGGACAAGGGCAAAGGCAAAACATTGGTGACCCTGACCCATTCCAAAATCCAAACTCGGGCAGAAGCGGATGGCCTCCGCAATGCCTGGGCGGACTTTTTTGACCGCCTTAAAGCGCAGGCCGAGGGCTAACGCTACCGGGTGAGCCTGGGGAGGATGGCGGCGGCAATCGGCAGGGCGATCGCCATAAAGATGGCGATCATGGTGCCCTTTTGCAAAGTGGGCGACGATTGTGAAGTCACCCAGCCGAGACCAAGCGAACTGGCCCGACCCGCTTTGTCGGCATCTTCGCCGGCTTTGTTGAGGGCGTCCCTCGCGCTTTCGTCGGTGCGGCCACAGTTGGGGCAGGCCGGGCCCTTGTTCACCTGACCACATCGACACAGCCACGGTTCGCCTTGAACCACTGCAACTAGAACAACGGGACTTGCTAGGCCCAGGCTGCAACCTGGCC
Above is a genomic segment from Armatimonadota bacterium containing:
- a CDS encoding SRPBCC domain-containing protein — protein: MVVTLKPDFEINDQSCRDSTGKTLGEWFAWIESECGGQGRRDTVQAIYNATGRGPNMWWPTTLWVEYEAHKGIVKKDGTAEGYTICSTKTIGASVGDLYHAMVGAASEGEPYSDDGGNSGMWLRLRPGKDLRLSWQTAGVDTPTLVDCTFVDKGKGKTLVTLTHSKIQTRAEADGLRNAWADFFDRLKAQAEG